The following proteins come from a genomic window of Halorussus halophilus:
- the pepF gene encoding oligoendopeptidase F — MSSVPERSDIDTKYKWDLESVYETDEQWEQAYEAVEERLDDLAAYEGQVTEDGETLLEVLELREDIMREVETLSSYARMRKDENTADQQYQALAGRGMSLASDANSAASFVEPEIQSADADEIDQMLTHTEGLEQYEHYLHDVLRMAEHTRSAEVENVLAELGEVTGASGDIYNMLMNSDMEFSTVEKPDGERVEITQNNLTTLLKNQDREFRRTVHEEFYDQMGDMHNTIGTAYKNNVKADVKLAQIHNYDTAREAALDGPNVPVEVYDNLVDTVRDNLDKLHRHAELKRESLGVDELQMWDLYMPMTDSETPEIGYEEAADHVVEALGALGDDYQQRVAEGLESRWVDVYETKNKQSGAYSGGTYDTQPFILMNYQDDISSMYTLAHELGHSLHSQLTSETQPYVYGSYEIFVAEVASTVNETLLTHHLLETVEDPTFRRHVLNEYLERFRSTLYRQTMFADFEHQAHQVVEDGEALTPQKADEIYGDLKREFYEPAVVDDHIEREWSRIPHFYRAYYVYQYSTGISAAVALADGILDEGPDSEAAKSYLEFLESGSREYPLDLLEIAGLDMSSPEPIQRALNVYDDYLDEMAALI, encoded by the coding sequence ATGAGTTCAGTTCCGGAACGGTCCGATATCGACACCAAGTACAAGTGGGACTTAGAGAGCGTCTACGAGACCGACGAGCAGTGGGAGCAGGCGTACGAAGCAGTCGAAGAGCGACTCGACGACCTCGCGGCGTACGAGGGACAAGTCACCGAGGACGGCGAGACGCTACTCGAAGTCCTCGAACTCCGCGAAGATATCATGCGGGAAGTAGAGACGCTCAGTTCCTACGCGCGGATGCGGAAAGACGAGAACACGGCCGACCAGCAGTATCAGGCGCTGGCCGGACGTGGGATGTCGCTGGCCTCCGACGCCAACAGCGCGGCGAGTTTCGTCGAACCGGAGATTCAGTCGGCCGACGCCGACGAAATCGACCAGATGCTGACCCACACGGAGGGGTTAGAACAGTACGAACACTACCTCCACGACGTACTCCGGATGGCCGAGCACACTCGCTCGGCGGAAGTCGAGAACGTCCTCGCGGAACTCGGTGAAGTGACCGGTGCGTCCGGCGACATCTACAACATGCTGATGAACTCCGACATGGAGTTCTCCACCGTCGAGAAACCTGACGGCGAGCGCGTCGAAATCACGCAGAACAACCTGACGACGCTCCTGAAGAACCAGGACCGAGAGTTCCGCCGAACCGTCCACGAGGAGTTCTACGACCAGATGGGCGACATGCACAACACCATCGGCACCGCCTACAAGAACAACGTCAAAGCCGACGTGAAACTGGCCCAGATTCACAACTACGACACCGCCCGCGAAGCGGCACTCGACGGTCCCAACGTCCCCGTGGAAGTCTACGACAACCTCGTTGACACCGTGCGGGACAACCTCGATAAACTCCACCGACACGCCGAGTTGAAGCGGGAGAGCCTCGGCGTGGACGAACTCCAGATGTGGGACCTCTACATGCCGATGACCGACAGCGAGACGCCGGAAATCGGCTACGAGGAAGCCGCGGACCACGTGGTCGAGGCGCTCGGTGCGCTCGGCGACGACTACCAGCAACGAGTCGCGGAGGGACTGGAGTCCCGTTGGGTGGACGTCTACGAGACGAAGAACAAACAGTCGGGCGCGTACAGCGGCGGTACGTACGACACCCAGCCGTTCATTCTGATGAACTATCAGGACGACATCTCCTCGATGTACACGCTCGCCCACGAACTGGGCCACTCGCTGCACTCCCAACTCACCAGCGAGACCCAGCCCTACGTCTACGGGAGCTACGAAATCTTCGTCGCAGAGGTCGCCAGCACCGTCAACGAGACGCTGTTGACCCACCACCTGCTCGAAACCGTCGAAGATCCGACCTTCCGCCGACACGTCCTCAACGAGTACCTCGAACGGTTCCGCTCGACGCTCTACCGCCAGACGATGTTCGCCGACTTCGAACACCAAGCACACCAAGTGGTCGAAGACGGCGAAGCACTCACGCCCCAGAAGGCAGACGAAATCTACGGCGACCTCAAACGAGAGTTCTACGAACCGGCCGTGGTGGACGACCACATCGAGCGCGAGTGGAGTCGCATCCCCCACTTCTACCGCGCGTACTACGTCTACCAGTACAGCACCGGCATCAGTGCGGCCGTCGCGCTGGCCGACGGCATCCTAGACGAGGGGCCGGATAGCGAGGCCGCCAAGTCCTACCTCGAATTCCTCGAAAGCGGGTCGCGCGAATACCCGCTCGACCTGCTGGAAATCGCTGGTCTCGACATGAGTTCGCCCGAGCCGATTCAGCGCGCGCTGAACGTCTACGACGACTACCTCGACGAGATGGCGGCGCTCATCTGA